A portion of the Luxibacter massiliensis genome contains these proteins:
- a CDS encoding single-stranded DNA-binding protein, which translates to MSDKIIENNQVTIMGEVASKFIYSHEVFGEGFYMVDVLVKRLSNSDDRIPLMISERLIDVTQDYMGEFIMVSGQFRSYNRHEEQKNRLVLSVFVREVEFIDEELDGAKTNHILLEGYICKRPVYRKTPLGREIADLLLAVNRPYGKSDYIPCICWGRNARYASGFEVGEHVQILGRIQSRDYVKKLSETETETRTAYEVSVSKLECIEE; encoded by the coding sequence ATGTCAGATAAGATTATTGAAAACAACCAGGTAACAATCATGGGGGAAGTGGCATCCAAATTTATATACAGCCATGAGGTATTCGGGGAAGGGTTTTACATGGTGGATGTGCTTGTAAAGCGGCTGAGCAATTCAGATGACAGGATTCCGCTCATGATTTCAGAGAGGCTGATTGATGTGACCCAGGATTATATGGGAGAATTTATTATGGTTTCCGGACAGTTCCGCTCATATAACCGCCATGAAGAACAGAAAAACCGGCTTGTTTTGTCTGTTTTTGTGCGGGAGGTTGAGTTTATTGACGAGGAGCTGGACGGCGCGAAAACCAACCATATCCTGCTTGAAGGATACATATGCAAGAGGCCGGTGTACAGGAAAACACCACTGGGGCGTGAGATTGCAGATCTTTTGCTGGCCGTAAACAGGCCTTATGGGAAATCAGATTATATCCCCTGTATCTGCTGGGGCCGGAATGCCCGGTATGCATCTGGGTTTGAGGTAGGTGAGCATGTGCAGATTCTGGGACGGATCCAGAGCAGGGATTATGTTAAGAAGTTATCAGAAACGGAGACGGAAACCCGCACGGCATACGAGGTTTCGGTCAGCAAACTGGAGTGTATAGAGGAGTAG
- the typA gene encoding translational GTPase TypA produces MKTKRDDVRNIAIIAHVDHGKTTLVDELLKQSGVFRENQEVAERVMDSNDIERERGITILAKNTAVFYKGTKINIIDTPGHADFGGEVERVLKMVNGVILVVDAFEGAMPQTKFVLRKALELDLPVIVCINKIDRPEARPDEVIDEVLELFMDLDASDEQLDCPFVYASAKSGIAVLDLTDDERDMQPLFETILDYIPAPQGDPEAPTQVLISTIDYNEYVGRIGVGKVDNGTIAVNQEMVLVNHHNPEKQEKVKISKLYEFDGLNKVEVKEAQIGSIVAISGISGISIGDTLCSPENPEAIPFQKISEPTISMQFLVNDSPFAGKEGKYVTSRHLRDRLFRELNTDVSLRVEETENADSFKVSGRGELHLSVLIENMRREGYEFAVSKAEVLYKTDDNGKRLEPVETAYVDVPDEFTGTVIDKLSQRKGELQNMGTSNGGYTRLEFSIPARGLIGYRGEFLTDTKGNGILNTSFEGYAPYKGDIQYRKQGSLIAFETGESVTYGLYSAQERGTLFIGPGEKVYGGMVIGQNGKAEDIELNVCKTKHLTNTRSSSADEALRLTPPRTLSLEEALDFIDTDELLEVTPETLRIRKKILDPRMRKRSNIK; encoded by the coding sequence ATGAAAACTAAACGTGACGATGTTAGAAATATTGCGATTATTGCCCATGTCGACCATGGCAAGACTACGCTGGTAGACGAACTGCTCAAGCAAAGCGGTGTATTCAGGGAAAACCAGGAGGTTGCCGAGAGGGTGATGGACTCCAATGATATTGAGAGGGAGCGTGGGATTACCATCCTTGCCAAAAATACGGCTGTATTTTATAAAGGCACCAAGATCAATATTATTGACACTCCAGGACATGCTGATTTCGGCGGAGAGGTAGAACGTGTCCTTAAAATGGTAAACGGCGTCATCCTAGTGGTGGATGCCTTTGAAGGCGCCATGCCCCAGACAAAGTTCGTGCTGAGGAAGGCCCTGGAGCTGGATTTGCCTGTCATTGTATGTATCAACAAAATTGACCGTCCTGAGGCGCGCCCTGATGAAGTCATTGATGAAGTACTGGAACTGTTCATGGATTTGGACGCCTCAGATGAGCAGCTTGACTGCCCCTTTGTATACGCCTCCGCCAAGTCCGGCATCGCTGTGCTGGATCTGACCGATGACGAGAGGGATATGCAGCCGCTGTTTGAGACTATCCTAGATTATATTCCGGCGCCCCAGGGGGACCCAGAAGCGCCCACCCAGGTTTTAATCAGTACAATCGACTACAATGAATATGTGGGCCGGATTGGTGTGGGAAAGGTGGACAATGGGACAATCGCCGTCAACCAGGAGATGGTTCTTGTCAACCACCACAACCCTGAAAAGCAGGAGAAAGTAAAAATCAGCAAATTATATGAGTTTGACGGACTAAACAAGGTAGAAGTCAAAGAAGCCCAAATCGGGTCCATTGTGGCTATTTCTGGCATTTCCGGCATCTCAATTGGAGACACATTGTGCTCCCCTGAAAATCCAGAGGCAATCCCCTTCCAGAAGATCTCCGAGCCTACTATCTCCATGCAGTTTCTTGTAAACGACAGTCCTTTTGCCGGCAAGGAAGGGAAATACGTTACCTCCCGCCATTTAAGGGACCGTCTGTTCCGTGAGTTAAATACCGATGTAAGCCTGCGGGTGGAAGAGACAGAGAATGCCGATAGCTTCAAAGTATCCGGGCGGGGGGAACTTCACCTCTCTGTCCTCATTGAGAATATGAGGCGGGAAGGGTACGAATTTGCTGTCAGCAAGGCTGAGGTACTCTACAAGACGGACGATAACGGCAAGAGGCTGGAACCTGTAGAGACAGCTTATGTGGATGTGCCAGACGAATTTACCGGCACTGTCATTGACAAACTGAGCCAGCGCAAAGGAGAACTCCAAAATATGGGAACCTCCAACGGCGGTTATACCCGGCTGGAATTCTCTATCCCGGCCCGAGGCCTCATCGGCTACAGGGGAGAATTCCTTACTGACACCAAGGGCAATGGAATACTCAATACAAGCTTTGAAGGCTATGCGCCGTACAAAGGCGACATCCAATATAGAAAACAGGGATCCCTGATCGCCTTTGAGACCGGAGAGTCTGTGACTTATGGATTGTATAGTGCACAGGAACGTGGTACATTATTTATAGGGCCAGGTGAAAAAGTCTATGGGGGCATGGTCATTGGGCAGAACGGAAAGGCTGAAGATATCGAACTAAATGTATGTAAAACCAAACATCTTACCAATACCCGTTCCTCCAGTGCAGACGAGGCATTAAGGCTTACTCCTCCCCGCACGCTCAGCCTGGAGGAGGCTCTTGATTTTATCGATACAGACGAGCTTTTGGAAGTCACCCCGGAAACCTTGCGTATCCGCAAAAAGATCCTGGATCCTAGGATGCGCAAAAGGAGTAATATAAAATAG
- a CDS encoding transporter — protein MKKYANAFLKALTTALEFIIAGLLATGIIIMTVQLILSFGNLADLSKYPNYDDLLTACFNLIIGVEMIRMLYLHTPITVFEVLLFAIARQVIIEHASPVNSLLGVIAIAILFATRKFLFVAFDESEKIIFRSNQKVRHVNRLIRVHIPYEDDETLLDVLLKKLKEDEIEIGVGVCTYFPKFGLRIAKITDGKITRIEVIRSIQ, from the coding sequence ATGAAAAAATATGCAAATGCGTTTCTAAAGGCTTTGACAACTGCCCTGGAGTTTATTATAGCCGGTCTTCTTGCCACCGGCATTATCATCATGACAGTACAGCTCATATTGTCTTTTGGCAATCTGGCAGATTTGAGCAAATATCCCAACTATGACGACCTTTTAACTGCATGTTTTAACCTGATTATCGGTGTGGAGATGATACGGATGCTTTATCTCCACACCCCTATAACAGTGTTTGAGGTTCTTTTGTTCGCCATTGCGCGCCAGGTGATTATTGAACATGCATCGCCCGTCAACAGCCTTCTGGGAGTGATTGCCATTGCCATACTATTTGCCACCAGAAAGTTTCTATTTGTGGCCTTTGATGAATCCGAAAAAATCATCTTCCGTTCCAACCAGAAAGTACGCCATGTAAACAGGCTTATCCGCGTCCACATCCCCTACGAGGACGACGAGACACTGCTGGATGTACTGCTTAAAAAACTAAAAGAGGATGAAATAGAGATTGGCGTTGGCGTCTGTACATATTTCCCTAAATTTGGACTGCGTATTGCCAAAATTACAGATGGGAAAATTACACGGATAGAGGTGATTCGTTCTATACAATAA
- the hpf gene encoding ribosome hibernation-promoting factor, HPF/YfiA family: protein MNFIISGKNIDVTPGLKDTIEQKLGKLERYFTPETEIIVTLSVEKERQKIEVTIPVKGNIIRSEQTSSDMYVSIDLVEEVIERQLRKYKNKLVAKSQGHPTASGSGSNFKKEFFEAEDEIQPDDEIRIVRTKRFGIKPMYPEDACIQMDLVGHTFFVFCNAETDEVNVVYKRKDGSFGLIEPEFD from the coding sequence ATGAATTTTATTATTAGTGGTAAGAACATCGACGTAACACCAGGCCTGAAGGACACTATCGAACAAAAGTTGGGGAAACTCGAAAGGTATTTCACTCCTGAAACAGAAATCATTGTAACTCTCAGCGTGGAGAAAGAAAGACAAAAGATTGAGGTGACGATTCCAGTAAAAGGCAACATCATCCGCTCCGAACAGACAAGCTCTGATATGTATGTATCTATTGACCTTGTGGAGGAAGTGATTGAGCGTCAGCTCCGCAAATATAAAAATAAACTGGTTGCAAAAAGCCAGGGCCATCCCACGGCTTCTGGTTCCGGAAGTAATTTCAAGAAAGAATTTTTTGAAGCGGAGGACGAGATTCAGCCAGATGACGAGATCCGTATTGTCAGAACCAAGAGATTTGGCATTAAACCTATGTATCCGGAAGATGCATGTATCCAGATGGATTTAGTAGGACATACTTTCTTCGTATTCTGTAATGCAGAGACCGACGAGGTCAACGTTGTTTATAAGAGGAAGGATGGTTCTTTCGGATTAATAGAGCCTGAGTTCGATTAA